One Methanocaldococcus villosus KIN24-T80 genomic window carries:
- the pstK gene encoding L-seryl-tRNA(Sec) kinase: MLIILTGLPAVGKTEFSKKLAKELSNDVDVIVLGSDLIRESFPIWKVDYEPFIKESLFYLIDKALKKYWVIVDDTNYYNSIRRDLIKIAKKHNKRYAIIYLKAPLDVILKRNKEREKKVPDEVIINMYNKFDPPGKKYKWDEPFLEIDTTENIDYKKIAKILIEKSKEKIEIKKVIKEQSLLNKIDIETRKIINSYIKNKNLNKDEIIKIINLRKEFLKSLKNKNINYDEAIKEFKSLISR; encoded by the coding sequence ATGTTAATTATTTTAACTGGTTTGCCTGCAGTAGGAAAAACTGAATTCTCAAAAAAATTGGCTAAAGAGTTGTCAAATGATGTAGATGTGATTGTTTTAGGAAGCGATTTAATAAGAGAGAGTTTTCCAATATGGAAAGTAGATTATGAGCCATTCATAAAAGAGAGTTTATTTTATTTGATTGACAAGGCATTAAAGAAATATTGGGTTATTGTAGATGATACAAATTATTATAATTCAATAAGAAGGGATTTGATAAAGATAGCTAAAAAACATAATAAGAGATATGCTATTATCTATCTAAAGGCTCCATTAGATGTTATATTAAAAAGAAATAAAGAAAGAGAAAAAAAAGTTCCTGATGAAGTTATAATCAATATGTATAATAAATTTGACCCCCCAGGAAAGAAATATAAATGGGATGAGCCCTTTTTGGAAATAGATACAACAGAAAATATTGATTATAAGAAAATAGCTAAAATATTAATAGAAAAATCAAAAGAAAAAATAGAAATAAAAAAGGTTATTAAAGAGCAGTCTCTATTAAATAAAATAGACATTGAGACAAGAAAGATTATTAATAGTTATATAAAAAATAAAAATCTTAATAAAGATGAAATTATAAAAATAATTAATCTTAGAAAAGAATTCTTAAAGAGTCTAAAAAATAAAAATATAAATTATGATGAAGCAATAAAAGAGTTTAAATCCCTTATAAGTCGGTGA
- the rpl37A gene encoding 50S ribosomal protein L37Ae, whose translation MFSHTKKVGPAGRFGPRYGLKIRARVRDVEVKAKQKYKCPVCGFQKLRRASTSIWVCEKCGAKVAGGAYTPETGAGKAVMKAIRRILEKEE comes from the coding sequence ATGTTTAGTCATACAAAAAAGGTAGGACCTGCAGGAAGATTTGGGCCAAGATATGGTTTAAAAATAAGAGCAAGAGTTAGAGATGTTGAAGTTAAAGCAAAACAAAAATACAAATGTCCTGTTTGCGGATTCCAAAAGTTGAGAAGAGCTTCAACTTCTATTTGGGTTTGTGAAAAGTGTGGGGCTAAAGTTGCTGGAGGAGCATACACTCCAGAAACTGGTGCAGGAAAGGCTGTTATGAAAGCTATAAGGAGAATATTGGAGAAAGAAGAGTGA
- a CDS encoding ribosome assembly factor SBDS produces MVSLEEAVIARLTAHGEKFEILVDPYLAAKLKEGLNVDMDELLAIDVVFKDANKGEKAPEELLMKVFGTTDVKEIAKKIILKGHVQLTAKQREEIREQKKKQIITIICKNTINPQTDTPHPPHRIEKALEELKINIDIYKSAEEQVPEIIKKLKRVLPIKFEKRDIAVKIPPEFAGKAYNVLHHFGSVKQEEWANDGSLIVLIEIPSGVESDFYTQLNKITKGNFQAKVLKRYSE; encoded by the coding sequence ATGGTATCCTTGGAAGAAGCTGTTATAGCTAGATTAACAGCACATGGAGAAAAGTTTGAAATTTTAGTAGATCCTTATTTAGCTGCTAAATTAAAAGAAGGTTTGAATGTAGATATGGATGAACTCTTAGCTATTGATGTAGTTTTCAAAGATGCTAATAAAGGAGAGAAAGCTCCTGAAGAATTATTAATGAAAGTTTTTGGAACTACAGATGTTAAAGAAATAGCTAAAAAGATCATATTAAAAGGGCATGTTCAACTCACTGCTAAGCAAAGAGAAGAGATAAGGGAACAAAAAAAGAAACAAATTATAACAATAATATGTAAAAACACAATTAATCCTCAAACTGATACCCCACATCCTCCTCATAGAATAGAAAAGGCATTAGAAGAGCTTAAGATAAATATTGACATTTATAAATCTGCTGAAGAACAAGTTCCTGAGATTATTAAAAAACTTAAAAGAGTCCTTCCTATAAAATTTGAAAAAAGGGATATTGCTGTTAAAATTCCTCCTGAGTTTGCTGGTAAGGCTTATAATGTGTTACACCATTTCGGTTCTGTTAAACAGGAAGAGTGGGCAAATGATGGATCATTAATTGTCTTAATAGAAATCCCCAGTGGGGTAGAATCAGATTTCTACACCCAACTAAATAAAATAACTAAAGGTAATTTCCAAGCAAAAGTTTTAAAAAGATATAGTGAATGA
- a CDS encoding DNA-directed RNA polymerase subunit P gives MVEYKCLNCKKIISYEELGNRARCPYCSYKILIKLRPKVVKHLKAR, from the coding sequence ATGGTTGAATACAAATGCTTAAATTGTAAAAAAATTATTTCTTATGAGGAGTTAGGAAATAGGGCAAGGTGCCCATACTGTAGTTATAAAATTTTAATAAAGTTAAGACCAAAAGTAGTTAAACACTTAAAGGCAAGATAA
- a CDS encoding KEOPS complex subunit Pcc1 yields MNRFKLILTFDSEEEAKIIYNAIYLEHISSQIRSRAEMKLERNVIKIHVESPDISILKASIYSYLRWISAAQNIYRKVRECHSIE; encoded by the coding sequence ATGAACAGGTTTAAGTTAATATTAACTTTTGATTCTGAAGAAGAGGCAAAAATTATTTATAATGCTATTTATTTAGAACATATATCATCTCAGATAAGATCAAGAGCTGAAATGAAGTTAGAAAGAAATGTTATAAAAATACATGTAGAATCACCAGATATATCTATTTTAAAGGCTTCAATATATTCTTACCTTAGGTGGATATCTGCAGCACAAAACATATATAGAAAGGTGAGAGAATGCCATTCTATAGAATAA
- a CDS encoding aspartate aminotransferase family protein, translating to MIELERKYHLQVYRRYPVVIVKGRGMEVYDINNKKYLDFIAGIGVNNAGHCHPKIVEAIKNQAENLIHVSNLFYNIPQIELAKRLVGLSKLDKAFFCNSGTEAIEGVIKFARKYANKILNKKGEIITFYNAFHGRTYGALSATPKDRIREGFEPLLEGFKHLPFNNIEALKEGVDNNTIAIMLELVQGEGGVNVAEMEFVKTIADICEDKNILLIVDEIQTGIGRTGKMFAFEHYGIEPDMVTLAKALAGGLPIGAVLLKEEIEKALNYGDHGSTFGGNPLVCSAALANLSVIEELIRDNKVLKKGEYFLNRLKELDYEFIKDVRGLGLMIGVELEFNGNKIVEEMLKRGFLINCTSEKVLRFLPPLIVEKEEIDLLVDNLNEVFKNYSE from the coding sequence ATGATTGAGTTAGAAAGAAAATATCATTTACAGGTTTATAGGAGATATCCAGTAGTTATTGTTAAAGGTAGAGGTATGGAGGTTTATGACATAAATAATAAGAAATATTTGGATTTTATAGCAGGGATAGGGGTTAATAATGCAGGCCACTGTCATCCAAAAATTGTAGAAGCTATTAAAAATCAAGCAGAGAATTTGATACATGTCTCCAATCTTTTCTATAACATCCCACAAATTGAATTAGCTAAAAGATTGGTAGGGTTGTCTAAATTAGATAAAGCTTTCTTCTGCAATAGTGGGACTGAAGCTATAGAAGGAGTTATAAAGTTTGCTAGAAAATATGCTAATAAGATATTAAATAAAAAAGGAGAAATTATAACTTTTTATAATGCATTTCATGGTAGAACTTATGGAGCTTTATCAGCAACACCTAAAGATAGGATAAGAGAAGGTTTTGAACCACTATTAGAAGGGTTTAAACACCTACCATTTAATAATATTGAAGCTTTAAAAGAGGGAGTTGATAATAATACAATTGCTATTATGTTGGAATTGGTTCAGGGAGAAGGAGGAGTGAATGTTGCTGAAATGGAGTTTGTAAAGACAATTGCAGATATTTGTGAAGATAAAAATATTTTATTAATTGTTGATGAGATCCAAACAGGAATTGGTAGAACGGGCAAGATGTTTGCTTTTGAACACTATGGTATTGAGCCAGATATGGTAACATTAGCTAAAGCTCTTGCAGGAGGTTTGCCAATAGGAGCAGTATTGCTAAAAGAGGAAATAGAGAAAGCATTAAATTATGGAGATCATGGCTCAACATTTGGAGGAAATCCATTAGTTTGTTCTGCAGCTTTAGCAAATTTAAGTGTTATTGAGGAGCTAATAAGGGATAACAAAGTTCTTAAAAAAGGAGAGTATTTTTTAAATAGATTAAAAGAGTTGGATTATGAGTTTATAAAAGATGTTAGAGGTTTGGGATTAATGATTGGTGTTGAATTGGAATTTAATGGAAATAAAATTGTTGAAGAGATGTTAAAAAGAGGATTTTTAATTAATTGTACATCTGAAAAAGTTTTAAGGTTCTTACCTCCTTTAATTGTTGAAAAAGAGGAAATAGATTTACTTGTAGATAATTTAAATGAAGTGTTTAAAAATTATTCTGAGTGA
- a CDS encoding radical SAM protein, with protein MIVDEILENVRKAYKITRRHFNYVSFERALFLGWYCNLKHPCKFCYMSTQKNKIKNPEKAKRSLSSILAEAILMKRIGWKLEFISSGYGFSEKEINNIAEMVAYVQKCKQFLNTGVINLDEINLDIIEGVTGAVETVVKNRDEICPGKPLERIKEFLLKAKERDLKTGITIILGLGEKEEDISKLLDLIEELDLDKVIFYSLNPQKGTIYENKPTVTTLEYMNWVSSVRLAFPKIKIATGVWVDKISMISPLICSGSNVITKFPVFSIYGTKYAYWVEKEIKTVAKLLGTFTDLEVLMGAKELKETPYIDEDIKINEKNKEKVEGLKGEIDKKINSYVNSVLKRVNK; from the coding sequence ATGATTGTTGATGAAATATTAGAAAATGTTAGAAAAGCTTATAAAATTACAAGAAGACATTTTAACTATGTATCTTTTGAAAGAGCATTATTTTTAGGGTGGTATTGTAATTTAAAACATCCATGCAAGTTTTGTTATATGAGCACACAGAAAAATAAAATAAAAAATCCAGAAAAAGCTAAAAGAAGTTTATCTTCTATTTTAGCTGAAGCTATTTTAATGAAAAGAATTGGTTGGAAATTAGAATTTATCTCTTCAGGTTATGGATTTTCTGAAAAAGAAATAAATAACATAGCAGAAATGGTGGCTTATGTTCAAAAATGTAAGCAGTTTTTAAATACAGGAGTTATTAATTTAGATGAAATAAATTTAGATATCATTGAAGGAGTTACTGGGGCTGTGGAAACTGTTGTTAAAAATAGAGATGAGATTTGCCCTGGAAAGCCATTAGAGAGGATAAAAGAATTTTTATTAAAAGCTAAAGAAAGAGATTTAAAAACAGGAATAACTATAATATTAGGTTTAGGTGAAAAGGAAGAAGATATAAGTAAATTATTGGATTTAATAGAAGAGTTAGATTTAGATAAGGTAATATTTTACTCATTAAATCCACAAAAAGGAACTATTTATGAAAATAAACCCACTGTAACAACTTTAGAATATATGAATTGGGTATCCTCTGTAAGATTGGCATTTCCAAAGATAAAAATAGCTACTGGAGTTTGGGTAGACAAGATTTCTATGATTAGCCCTCTAATTTGTTCAGGATCAAATGTAATAACAAAATTTCCTGTATTTTCAATATATGGAACAAAGTATGCTTATTGGGTTGAAAAGGAGATAAAAACAGTTGCAAAACTTTTGGGAACTTTTACAGATTTAGAGGTTTTAATGGGAGCTAAAGAATTAAAAGAAACTCCTTATATTGATGAAGATATAAAAATTAATGAAAAAAATAAAGAGAAAGTAGAAGGTTTAAAAGGAGAAATAGATAAAAAGATCAATAGTTATGTTAATAGTGTATTAAAAAGAGTTAATAAATAG
- a CDS encoding amidohydrolase family protein yields MIIRGKFLYGEDFTLREGNLVIEEGIIKGFTNEREDIKFNGLIIPSIINAHTHIADNCIKDIGINKDLDELVKPPNGLKHKYLKILDDNIIIKGIRLAIDEMVSLGIRYFCDFREGGLKGVKLLRKALNNRRIKAIILGRPINIDVSEIEKILFSADGIGLSGANEYNDEELKIIYNLTKKYNKIFSIHVAEHRGAVEYSIEKYGKTELKRLLELNIKPDFIIHGTHLSDEDIYLLKEKNIPTVLCVRANLYFNVGMPNIKKLMENEIMLGIGSDNFMANSPSIFREMEFIYKLYHIEPKEILKMATINNAKILKLENVGLIDEGYKADLTFIKPTNAILFSKNIVASLMRVEKGDIINIWWNNA; encoded by the coding sequence ATGATTATCAGAGGAAAATTTCTATATGGAGAAGATTTTACTCTAAGAGAGGGAAATTTAGTTATTGAAGAAGGAATAATTAAGGGATTTACTAATGAAAGGGAAGATATAAAATTTAATGGCTTAATTATCCCTTCAATTATAAATGCTCACACACACATTGCTGATAATTGTATTAAAGACATAGGGATAAATAAGGATTTAGATGAGCTTGTTAAACCACCAAATGGTTTAAAACACAAGTATTTAAAAATTTTAGATGATAATATTATTATAAAAGGTATAAGATTAGCTATAGATGAAATGGTTAGTTTGGGGATAAGATATTTCTGTGATTTTAGAGAGGGGGGGTTAAAGGGAGTGAAGTTATTAAGGAAAGCTCTTAATAATAGAAGAATAAAAGCTATTATTTTAGGAAGACCAATAAATATAGATGTAAGTGAAATTGAAAAAATTTTATTTTCTGCTGATGGTATAGGATTGAGTGGAGCCAATGAATATAATGATGAGGAGTTGAAGATAATATATAATTTAACTAAAAAATATAATAAAATTTTTTCTATTCATGTAGCTGAACATAGAGGGGCTGTAGAGTACAGTATAGAAAAATATGGTAAAACTGAACTAAAGAGATTATTAGAGTTAAATATAAAACCTGATTTTATCATTCATGGGACACATTTAAGTGATGAAGATATTTATTTATTAAAAGAGAAAAATATCCCAACTGTCTTATGTGTTAGAGCTAATCTATATTTTAATGTAGGTATGCCAAATATTAAAAAATTGATGGAGAATGAAATAATGTTAGGGATAGGTAGTGACAATTTCATGGCAAATTCTCCATCTATATTTAGAGAGATGGAGTTTATATATAAGCTCTATCATATAGAACCAAAAGAGATTTTAAAGATGGCTACTATAAACAATGCAAAAATATTAAAACTTGAAAATGTGGGATTAATAGATGAAGGCTATAAAGCTGATCTAACCTTTATAAAACCTACAAACGCCATTTTGTTTAGTAAAAATATAGTAGCTTCATTGATGAGGGTTGAAAAAGGAGATATAATAAATATATGGTGGAATAATGCATAA
- a CDS encoding DUF2666 domain-containing protein: MEEKIEFLAKHKNWFVVKKLKIDEHTEDIEIARLLASIGETVDNKFIEYLPFDVNKLYEIADSIYQKKKGKIKEEDIINALKKLKSPATTKKLNEIDASKEGKEILKIMLNNIVLKRLGIETKVPAKLIEKYIEKKNLGEI, from the coding sequence TTGGAAGAAAAAATTGAATTCTTAGCTAAGCATAAAAATTGGTTTGTTGTAAAAAAATTAAAGATAGATGAGCATACTGAAGATATTGAAATTGCAAGATTACTAGCCTCAATTGGTGAAACAGTAGATAATAAGTTTATAGAATATTTACCTTTTGATGTAAATAAGCTTTATGAGATAGCAGATTCTATATATCAAAAAAAGAAAGGTAAAATAAAGGAAGAGGATATAATAAATGCTTTAAAAAAATTAAAGTCTCCTGCAACAACAAAGAAATTAAATGAAATTGATGCTTCAAAAGAAGGAAAGGAAATATTAAAGATAATGTTAAACAATATAGTTTTAAAAAGATTAGGTATTGAAACAAAAGTTCCTGCTAAATTAATAGAAAAATATATAGAAAAGAAAAACTTGGGAGAGATATGA
- the ade gene encoding adenine deaminase, protein MILKNAKIINVYTGEILEGNVYFDEKIKLIDFDNNEIKKDDKIINLKGKYLSPTFIDAHIHIESSHLIPSEFEKLVLKSGVSKVVIDPHEIANVCGKDGILFMLNDAKYLDVYVMLPSCVPATELETNGAKITAKDIEELITLDRVLGLGEVMNYKAVINNEKSIIEKINIAKKYKKLIDGHCPGLRGEELNKYIEKGIMSDHEAFEIDEALEKLRLGLKLMIREGTVSKNIYLLEVAKKVKDKRNIILVSDDVSKDLDCYMVKILRKAIKYVSPIEAIQMVTANPANYLGIDIGIKPGNEASFIIFDDIEKFKINNIIIKGKFLNDILKDLNNSKKRIPKTLLKTVNCKIKKEDFLIEGIDYNKKDGKVRVIKPLKDCLITKEKILNVKKAKELLEANKLNKIFVIERHKNTGNVGKGLIEFLNKGTLASTYAHDSHNIIAIGNDIDDLYLAVSVLKSIGGGFVAVLNGKVYKVPLRVAGIMGDSLKTLEEIEKLNKIIEGWCNFEDPFLSMSFFSLPVIPELKITDKGLVKNMELVDLFINSF, encoded by the coding sequence ATGATATTAAAAAATGCTAAAATCATAAATGTTTATACAGGAGAAATTTTAGAAGGAAATGTATATTTTGATGAAAAAATAAAATTAATAGATTTTGATAATAATGAGATTAAGAAAGATGATAAAATTATTAACTTAAAGGGAAAATACCTCTCCCCAACTTTTATTGATGCTCATATTCATATAGAATCATCTCATCTCATTCCTTCAGAATTTGAAAAATTAGTTTTAAAGTCAGGAGTTTCTAAGGTTGTTATAGATCCTCATGAAATAGCTAATGTATGTGGTAAAGATGGAATTTTATTTATGTTAAATGATGCAAAATATTTGGATGTTTATGTTATGCTTCCTTCATGTGTCCCTGCTACAGAATTAGAAACTAATGGGGCTAAGATAACAGCTAAAGACATAGAAGAGTTAATAACATTAGATAGGGTTTTAGGTTTAGGGGAAGTTATGAATTATAAAGCTGTTATAAATAATGAAAAAAGTATTATAGAGAAAATAAACATAGCTAAAAAATATAAAAAACTAATTGATGGACATTGCCCAGGTTTAAGAGGTGAGGAGTTAAATAAATATATTGAAAAAGGAATCATGAGTGACCATGAAGCTTTTGAAATTGATGAAGCTTTAGAAAAGCTTAGATTGGGATTAAAATTAATGATTAGGGAAGGAACAGTGTCTAAAAATATTTATCTACTGGAAGTTGCTAAAAAAGTTAAAGATAAAAGAAATATTATATTAGTAAGTGATGATGTTTCAAAAGATCTTGATTGTTATATGGTAAAGATATTGAGAAAGGCTATAAAATATGTTTCTCCAATAGAAGCCATACAAATGGTAACTGCTAATCCTGCAAACTATTTGGGCATAGATATAGGAATAAAACCAGGAAATGAAGCTAGTTTTATAATTTTTGATGATATAGAGAAATTTAAAATAAATAATATTATAATTAAAGGGAAATTTTTGAATGATATTTTAAAGGACTTAAATAATAGTAAAAAAAGAATCCCAAAAACTTTATTAAAAACTGTTAATTGCAAAATTAAAAAGGAAGATTTTTTAATAGAAGGGATTGATTATAATAAAAAAGATGGTAAGGTAAGAGTAATAAAACCATTAAAAGACTGCCTAATAACAAAAGAAAAAATTTTAAATGTTAAAAAAGCTAAAGAACTTTTAGAAGCTAATAAACTTAATAAAATCTTTGTAATTGAGAGGCATAAAAATACTGGAAATGTTGGTAAGGGTTTGATAGAGTTTTTAAATAAAGGTACATTAGCATCAACATATGCTCATGATTCACATAATATTATAGCTATTGGAAATGATATAGATGATCTATATTTGGCTGTTAGTGTTTTAAAATCTATTGGAGGAGGGTTTGTAGCAGTGTTAAATGGCAAGGTATATAAAGTTCCATTAAGAGTTGCAGGCATTATGGGAGATAGTTTAAAAACTTTAGAAGAAATAGAAAAGCTGAATAAAATTATAGAAGGGTGGTGCAATTTTGAAGACCCTTTTTTATCTATGAGCTTCTTCTCCCTACCAGTAATCCCTGAGTTAAAAATAACTGATAAAGGATTAGTTAAGAACATGGAGCTTGTGGATCTATTTATTAACTCTTTTTAA
- a CDS encoding rRNA maturation protein: protein MILTSSRKPSQRTRSFLRDLERTLNIPYIQRGKLSLKELFEMDKHILLIGEFKGNPGTLMVYDVEREKKLSSFISVKLQREICGEKIYNKDGIKLKVDKRLEDDENFKEFYDIYDKFLFQHLNIDDQSEIVLRLEKDPKYLFAMQFYKNRVKIGPLIRIKSIKLFDKLVE from the coding sequence ATGATATTAACTAGCTCAAGAAAACCTTCTCAAAGAACAAGAAGTTTCTTAAGGGATCTTGAAAGAACATTAAATATTCCATATATTCAAAGAGGTAAATTATCTTTAAAAGAGTTATTTGAAATGGATAAACACATCCTTTTAATAGGAGAATTTAAAGGAAATCCTGGAACATTAATGGTTTATGATGTGGAAAGAGAAAAAAAGTTATCGAGCTTTATTTCTGTTAAACTCCAAAGAGAAATCTGTGGAGAGAAGATATATAATAAAGATGGTATAAAACTTAAAGTAGATAAAAGATTAGAGGATGATGAGAATTTTAAAGAATTTTATGATATATATGATAAATTTTTATTTCAACATCTAAATATTGATGATCAATCTGAAATTGTCTTAAGATTAGAAAAAGATCCAAAATACCTATTTGCTATGCAGTTTTATAAAAATAGAGTTAAAATTGGCCCATTAATTAGGATTAAATCAATAAAACTATTTGATAAATTAGTGGAATAA
- the leuB gene encoding bifunctional 3-isopropylmalate/3-methylmalate dehydrogenase yields MHKICVIPGDGIGKEVVPATVKILEAVGDFEFVYAEAGDEVYKKTGKALPEETVEKCLECEAVLFGAAGETAADVIVKLRHILDTYANVRPVKAYKGVKCLRDDIDYVIVRENTEGLYKGIEAKIDEGITIATRVITEKACERIFRFAFELARDRKKQGKEGKVTCAHKANVLKITDGLFKDVFYKIAKEYPDIKAEDYYIDAMNMYIITKPQTFDVVVTSNLFGDILSDGAAGTVGGLGLAPSANIGDEHGLFEPVHGSAPDIAGKGIANPTATILSAVLMLRYLNEHEMANKIEKALEEVLAEGLTTPDLGGNLKTFEMAEEIIKRLEHD; encoded by the coding sequence ATGCATAAGATATGTGTTATACCAGGAGATGGTATTGGGAAAGAGGTGGTGCCTGCAACAGTAAAGATATTAGAAGCTGTAGGAGACTTTGAGTTTGTTTATGCTGAAGCAGGAGATGAGGTTTATAAGAAAACAGGAAAAGCTCTTCCTGAGGAAACTGTAGAAAAGTGTTTAGAATGTGAAGCTGTTTTATTTGGAGCTGCAGGGGAAACTGCTGCAGATGTTATTGTTAAACTTAGACATATTCTTGATACATATGCTAATGTAAGGCCAGTTAAGGCTTATAAAGGGGTTAAGTGTTTGAGAGATGATATTGACTATGTAATTGTTAGGGAGAATACAGAAGGGTTATATAAAGGAATAGAGGCAAAAATTGATGAGGGTATTACAATAGCTACAAGGGTTATTACTGAAAAAGCCTGTGAAAGAATATTTAGATTTGCTTTTGAATTGGCAAGAGATAGAAAAAAACAAGGTAAAGAGGGAAAGGTAACTTGTGCTCACAAGGCAAATGTTTTAAAAATAACTGATGGATTATTTAAGGATGTATTCTATAAAATAGCTAAAGAATATCCTGATATTAAGGCAGAGGATTATTACATTGATGCAATGAACATGTACATTATAACAAAACCACAAACATTTGATGTGGTTGTCACATCTAACTTATTTGGAGATATTTTATCTGATGGAGCTGCAGGTACTGTTGGTGGTCTTGGGTTAGCTCCATCTGCAAATATTGGAGATGAACATGGATTGTTTGAGCCAGTTCATGGCTCAGCTCCAGATATTGCTGGAAAAGGAATAGCTAATCCAACAGCAACAATTTTAAGTGCAGTTCTTATGTTAAGGTATTTAAATGAACATGAAATGGCTAATAAAATAGAGAAGGCATTGGAAGAAGTTTTAGCAGAAGGATTAACCACTCCTGATTTAGGAGGAAATTTAAAAACATTTGAAATGGCAGAAGAAATCATAAAAAGGTTAGAACATGATTGA
- the rpl18a gene encoding 50S ribosomal protein L18Ae, whose protein sequence is MPFYRITGKVLKKEPMFFRKEYKALKPEHAIELLYSEFGGLYKVKRSKIKIEKVEEIPPEEVTDPILKALIF, encoded by the coding sequence ATGCCATTCTATAGAATAACAGGTAAGGTATTAAAAAAGGAACCCATGTTTTTCAGAAAAGAGTATAAAGCTTTAAAACCTGAACATGCTATTGAGTTGTTATATTCTGAGTTTGGTGGACTCTATAAGGTTAAAAGATCAAAAATAAAGATAGAAAAAGTTGAAGAAATCCCTCCAGAAGAAGTTACTGATCCTATTTTAAAAGCTTTAATATTTTAA